CCGACGCTCCCACTGTGGCTTTGAGCCCGGCGATAATCTGCGTCATATAGTCATTGGCCGCACCGGGATTATTTGGCAAAAAGATAGTGCTCGAGCCGCTGCGGGTGCCCACATCGCGCAGCGTGTCGAAGTACTGCGTGAGTAATACCAGCGCCATCACGTCGTCCGGCGTTGCACCAGGCACAGACTCGCGAAAGTTCTCAATCGATGAGCGCAGACCGTCGATGATGGCCTGCCGCTCCGCTGCAACACCTTTGCCTTGCAGCGCCTTCGCTTCAGCCTGCTTGACCTTCAGAATCTTGTCGGCCTCGCCACGTGCCTGTGCCGCTACCTGCGCGCGCTGTGCGGCGTTGATATCGTTCATCGCATCCTTCACCTTAACGTCAGGAATGATGTCAGTGACAAGTGCCGTCAGAATGTTGTAGCCGAAACCCGACATGATCGAATCCAGTTCATTCTTCACGGCAACTGAGATGCCCGATTGCTGCTCAAACGTCTCGTCGAGCGAGAGCTTCGGCACATGCCCAAGGATCGAGTTGAAGACGAACGACTCGATCTGCTTCTGCGGTGTGCTGAGCTTGTAGAAGGCGTCATATATCTTGTCATCAAGCACCTGGTACTGCACCGAGACAGGAATCTGGACGAAGACATTGTCGTGCGTCTTGGTCTCCACCTGGAACTGTGCCTGCTTGACCTGAAGGTCCACGAAGAAGACGCGCTCGGCGTACGGGATCAGCACATGCAGGCCAGGCCGCACGATGCGATTGAACTTGCCCCATCGCTCGACGACGCCCGCCGTATAAGTCCGCACCGTGTACAGGGTTTTGGCGATGGTAACGAGCGCAATTACGAGAACAATAAAAAGAACTATCAGCAGAAATGTGTTCAGTGCGTCCATAACGGCCACCTCGCAAGCGAGAATACATGAGGCCTTCACAAAGTGCGAATCGAGCGGAACTTACCAGCGTTAGGATGAATGCATGGCGACATACTTCTCCTCGAATGCACTGAAGTTCCTGAAGGGTTTAAAGCGCAACAACGACCGCGAGTGGTTCCAGGCACGCAAAGACATCTACGAGCGTGGGCTGAAGACGCCGATGCTTGCGCTCGTCAACGAGATCAACGAAGCGATGCTCCGCTTCGCGCCCGAGAATGTACAGCCACCACAGAAGGCCATGATGCGCATCTACCGCGACATCCGCTTCAGCAAGGACAAACGCCCGTACAAAACGAATGTGGCCGCATGGTGGGCACGAGCCGGGCTCGAAAAAACCTCAGGCGGCGGGTTCTACTTCCACTTCAGCCCCGATGAGGTCGTCATCGCCGCGGGCGTCTACATGCCCGAGCGCGAACAGTTGCTGGCCATCCGGCGTTATCTCGTCGATCACCATACCGAGATGCGGCGCCTGCTCGCGGGCAAAAAACTGCGTTCGCTCATGCAGGAGTTCGACGGCAGACGCTTAACGCGCCCGCCTAAAGGATTCGCAGCCGACGACCCCGCATTGGATCTACTCATGTGCCAGCAGTGGGGCATAACCGCCCACCTGCCGCCAGAGACCGCGCTTCAGCCGACGCTGCTCAAAGACATCATCGAACGCTTCAAAGTGGCCGCGCCTGTCGTTGCATTGCTCAACGCGCCGCTCGCGCCAAAGCCCAAACGGCCGCTGTTTTAACCGTCACAGCTCCGAAAACACCAGGCAGACGCGCCCCACGAGGTAATCACCCGGCGACTCGTGTGCAGCCAGCGGAAGCAGTTGCACAGGAAAGTTGCGCGAATACGGCCGCAGAATCAGGCGGCCTTCATTGAAGTCGACAAAGCGCACCAGCAGAGCAGCGCCACAGCGCACGGCATAGAGCGTCTGCTGATAGGCGCGATAGGGCGCCAGCGAATTATAGTGCCGATCGAGTACGACGATGGCGCCCGGCAGGAGCACTGGGTCCATCGCCGCAGCCTGTTGCGCATCGGTACGGATGGCTACGAAGCGCTGCCAATGCGCATGCTTCGTCGAGGGCCTCGCGCGGTTGTCATCCAGCCGCGAGGCCGCGACCTGAATGGTTTCGATAACCGCCGAGGGCAGAATGTGCGCATCGTCCATCGCAGCAGAGGCCGAGACCACAGGAACAGCCTCCATCGGGTCGCTCGATACCTGCCTGCTCATCGGAGCTGCTGAGGCGGCAAGTTCCACAGGCAGCAACTGGTCGATGGTGATGTTTTGTGCGGCCAGCACGCGGTCAAGTCCTTCGAGCGAGAGCGATCGCCGACGGTTTAAAAAATTTGAGATGTGCGCCTCGGCCAGCCAGGCCGCCTGGCGCAACTCGAAGAGCGCGTCGAGCGGCACGAGCGCAGCGTGCAACGGATGAAGGGCGTTCTCAGCGCCATGGGTGGACTGCTGACAATCTTCAACCTCGCCATCGACTACTTTCGCAGATAAAGAAGAGCAAGCAGAAATTCCTGCGCAAAGAAGCCGAGGGATGCCGTAAATGTCGCAGCATGATTGAGGCTTTGGCCTCTGAGGACTGCGTCGGTTCGGCGCTCTGCGTCAAGACCGTATAATCGGGCCATGAGCGCCGGTTCGGCAGATAAAGCAGACAAATCAGTATTGGTTGGGGTAGTCATGGGCAGCCGCAATGACTACACAGTGATGCGGAGCGCCGTCGAGGTGCTGCGCGAGTTTGGCGTGCCGCACGAGGTGCGCGTCGTCTCGGCGCACCGCACGCCCGACCTTCTCTTCGAATACGCCGAAGCTGCTGTGCCGCGCGGTCTGCGCGTCATCATCGCCGGAGCAGGCGGAGCAGCGCACCTGCCTGGAATGCTCGCAGCCAAGACCGTCGTGCCCGTGCTCGGCGTGCCCGTGGCCGCGACCGTGCTGCAAGGCCAGGATTCGTTGCTGAGCATCGTGCAGATGCCGAAGGGTGTTCCCGTCGGAACGCTGGCAATCGGCGCGGCGGGCGCGATGAACGCCGGCCTGCTCGCCGTGGCGATGCTCGCCACCACCGACTCCGCGCTGCAAAAGAAATTAATCGCATGGCGCAGCGTACGCCGCGACGAAGTACTGGCCCAGACCGTCGGCGAAGACGAGGCAGGCGCGTGAGCACAGCATCGAACAAGCAGCCTGCGAAGCCAATTCTTCCCGGCGCAACCATCGGCATCTTCGGTGGCGGCCAGCTTGGCCGCATGACAGCAATGGCCGCGCGCGAGATGGGCTACCGCGTGCAAGTGCTCGACCCCGACCCCGCGTGCCCTGCGCGTTTCGTCGTGGATAGTTGCATCGAAGCTGCATGGGACGACGCACGTGAGGCCGCAAACCTTGCCCGCGGTTGTGACGTTGTCACGCTAGAGATCGAGCAGATTGCTCCAGCCAGCATGGCTGCTGCTGCAAACTTCGCACCTGTACGTCCTAGCGGAGCAATGCTCTCCATCATTCAGGACAGGGTTGTACAGAAGGACTGGCTGCGCGAGCACGGCTTCCCCGTCGGCGACTATCGCGCCGTACGCTCGCTCGACGAGCTCCGCACAGCCATCAGCGAACTCGGCGGCAAATGCTTCTGCAAGAGCGCAACCGGCGGCTACGACGGACGCGGCCAAGGCAAAGTCGGCTTCACGCCTGGAGCAAGCATCGAGGACGAAGCGCGCGGCGCATGGCAGGCGCTGGGCGAAGGCCCCGGCGTCGTCGAGAAGGCTGTCGATCTTGCGCGCGAAATCTCCGTGCTGGTCGCACGCGCACCAAACGGCGAGACCAAGGCATACCCTCCCGCATGGAACCACCACGAGAATCAGATCCTCGCATGGAGCGCGATCCCTGCGCCGCTCACTGACGCGATGGCCCGCGAAGCGCGCGGCTTTGCCGAAGCGCTTGCCGAAGCATTCCAGCTTGAAGGCATTCTCGCCGTCGAAATGTTCGTCACCACTGACGGCAAGCTGCTGATCAACGAGCTTGCGCCGCGCCCGCATAATAGCTACCACGCAAGTGTGCGCGCCTGCGTCACCAGCCAGTTCGAGCAGCTCGTACGCGCCGTCTGTGATCTTCCGCTCGGCGATGTAGACGTCGTGCAGCCAGCCGCAATTGCCAACCTGCTCGGCGACCGATGGCTCAACCCCGACGGATCGCCACGCGAACCGAAGTTCGCCGAAGCTCTCGCTGTACCCGGCATCAGGCTGCATCTCTACGAAAAGCACAAGCCACGCAAAGGCCGCAAGATGGGCCACCTCTCCGCAGTTGGTGCCACCGTAGATGAAGCGGTAAAGCTAGTCCAGCAGGCTGAAGGGCTTCTGTAGAGACCTCTCACTTCAACAATAGACCGTCAGAAAAACAAAGCGGCGGCTCCATAAGGAACCGCCGCTGATGTTTGCTGCATTGGCGCACAAAGTGCGCGTCCCGCTGTCCGCGAAGCGCTAGCCGATGTCTTCGTTCCAGTTCTCCAGATAGGCCTTGAAGTCCGACATAAATTTGCCCGCATCGGCGCCGTCGACGATGCGATGATCGAAGCCCAGCGTGAAGTGCTGAATCGAGCGGATGGCAATCGTGTCGTTACCTTCCTTGTCCGTCAGGACAACGGCATCCTTGTTCAGTCCGCCAATGCCGAGAATCGCCGCCTGCGGCTGGTTGATGATTGGCATGCCGAATTGCTCGCCGAAGATGCCCGAGTTAGTCAGCGTAAAGGTGCCACCGGCAATCTCATCCGGAGCAAGCTTCTTGCCCCGCGCACGCTCTGCCACATCGACAATAGCCCGCGCCACGCCGAGGAAGTTGCGCTCCTCCGCCTGCTTGATGACCGGCACGATCAGGCCCCACTCCAGCGCAACTGCAATGCCTATATTGATGTTCTTGTTGTAACGGATCGCGTCGCCCTCGACCGAAGCATTCACAATCGGGTGCTTGCGCAGCGCCGCAATCGCCGCCCGCGTGATGAAAGGCATGTACGTCAGCTTGATGCCATTGCGCTGCTCGTACTTCGACTTCTCTTTTTCACGCAGCTTGACGATGCGCGTCATGTCCACCTTGAAGACCGTGTGGACGTGCGGGCTGGTGCGCTTGGACTCGACCATGCGTTGCGCAATGATGGCGCGCATCTTCGTCATCGGGACAACTTCGCCGGGCATTGGAGCAGCAGCAGGTGCGGCAGACTTAGCGGCAACGGGTGCAGCCGCCGGTGCAGATGTAGCAGCAAGAGGCTTCGCTCCACCTTCAAGATGTCCAAGGATATCGGCCTTTGTGATGCGGCCCGCAGACCCCGTACCAGCAACCGCTGAGAGATCAACGTTCGCTTCCTTGGCAATCTTGCGAACCAGCGGCGACGAACGCACGCGCTCCGCTTCCTTCGCGTCCGCAGCGGAAGCTGGAGCAGCCACCGGCGCAGGTGCAGCAGCGGGTGCGGCAGGAGCAGCAACAGCAGGTGCGGCAGCAGCTTTTGCCGCGCCTCCGCCAATCACCGCGACCACCGTATTAACCGTGACCGTCGAGCCCTCAGCAACCTTGATCTCAGTCAGCGTACCGGCAACAGGCGACGGAATCTCCGCGTCCACCTTGTCGGTTGAAATCTCAAAGATCGGCTCATCGCGCTCGACCTTATCGCCCACCTTCTTCAGCCACTTCGTAATCGTGCCTTCCGTGATCGACTCGCCCATCTGCGGCATCAGCACATCGGTTCCAGGACCAGCAGCAGGCGCCGCGCTCGACGCGGCAGCGGGAGCAGCAGCAGGCTCAGTCTGTGCTGGAGCGGCAGCGGCAGGAGCAGACGATGCGCCCGCACCATCAATCACGGCAACAATCGTATTGACCTGCACCGTCGCGCCTTCAGCGATTTTGATCTCCTTGAGCGTTCCCGCGACCGGCGACGGAATCTCCGCGTCCACCTTGTCAGTCGAGATCTCAAACAGCGGCTCGTCGCGCTCGACGCTGTCGCCGGGCTTCTTCAGCCACTTGGTGATGGTGCCTTCGGTGATGGACTCGCCCATCTGGGGCATAACTACGTCGGTCGGCATGTGGTTCTTTCTCCAATCAGTTGCGGCGCGCAAAACAACCTCTCCGCCCAAAGGCAGCCGGTTGCGCATTTTAGACACATCCGTATCGGATTATACGGCGACAAGCCTCTCGCCCGCCTCGAACGGTCGGTAAGCGAACGAGAGGCCTAACACCGATTGACACCGATTTAAAAAACCCGACCACGGATAGCGCAGAGGATCACGGATTTGGATGGAACAGGTTAAAAGAATGAAAAGACAGACCGTGCTCAGCCACGCTGTTCCGATCGACCTTTCTTTTGATCCGTACATTCCGTGAATTCCGCGGTCGGTTTTTTAAATCGGTGGCATCGGTGTAGATCAGTGTTAAGTCTTTCGCGCGACAAGCAATTCATCCAGCGACTCCCCCCACAGCATCTGCCGCTCGAAGACCCGCCCGAAGTTGCGCGCCACCGCGTGGATCGCATCCTCCATCGTCGGCTGGCGTCCTGGCGCGGCCTCCAACTCCAGACTCGTCACCGGCTTGTCCGAGATGCCGCACGGAACGATCCACTCGAAGTCGCGCAGGTCCGTCGTCACATTCAGCGCGAAGCCATGCGACGTCACGCCCGCCGAGACATGCACGCCAATCGCCGCAATCTTTTTCTCCGGCACGCTGCCGCCGGCCAGCGTCCACACGCCGGTCAGCTTGCAGATGCGCTGCGTCATCACGCCAAACTCGCCGCATGCACGAATCAACACATCTTCGAGCATCCGCACATAATCGACCGGCCCTAGATGTGGTCCCTTTTTGCCGGGCAAATCTCCACGCAGATCAATGATCGGATAGCCTACAAGCTGTCCCGGCCCGTGATACGTCACATCGCCCCCGCGGTTGATCTCATGCAGCTCGATTCCACGCGAAGCCAGAAATTCATCCGAAGCCAGCACATTCGAGCGATGCGCATTGCGCCCCAGCGTCAGCACCGGCGGATGCTCCAGCAGCAGCAGCGTATCGCCAATCACGCCAGCTTTCCGCGCAGCAATAACACGCTGCTGAATCGCCAGCCCTTCAGCATAAGCAACCCGGCCGAGATGGAGGAGATAAATGTACATTGCAGAATTTAAGAAAACGGAAGCCCGATCATTTGACCGGGCTTCTGTTTTGACTAGACAAAAGCCTACACATTCACCGCCAGGCCCTCGACGCTCGAGAACCCATCCAACAGCGCCTCGGCCACCGTCGGGTGCGCGTGGATCGTGAACATCATCTCCTCTACCGTCGCCTCCAACTCAAGCGCCGTCACGGCCTCGGCGATAATCTCCGTCGCGTACGGCCCGATGATGTGCACGCCCAGAATCTCGCCGTGCTTCGCGTCTGAAACCACCTTCACGAACCCATCATGCGCATCGAGAATCGTCGCCTTCGAGTTGCCCACGAACGGGAACTTACCCACCTTCACCTGGTAGCCCGCTTCCTTCGCCTTGGCCTCGCTCAAGCCCACGCTGCCGATCTGCGGCTCCGTGTACGTGCAGCCCGGAATGCGCGTCTTGTTGACGGCGCGCGCATACTTGCCCGCCATCCGCGCCGCAACCACCAGCCCGGCCATCGAGCCGACGTGCGCCAACTGCGGCAGTCCGGCAACGATGTCGCCAATCGCATACACGCCTGGCTCCGCCGTCTCCATCCACTCGTTCACGACGATGTAGCCGCGGTCCGGCGTAATCTTCGTCTTGTCGAGCCCAATGTCAGCCGTGCGCGGCGCGCGGCCCACAGCCACCAATACCTTCTCTGCCTGCTTCGACTGCGGCTTGCCGTTCGAATCTGTCCACGAGACCAGCACACCGTCCTTATTCTTTTCAATCTTCGTATCCTTGATCGACAGATTGATATCAATGCCGCGCTTCTTGAACAGCCGCAGCAGCTCCTTGCTGATGTCCTCGTCCTCGGCGGGCACAACGCGCGGCAGCATCTCGAGCACCGTCACGTCCGCACCAAAGGTCTTGAAGATCGACGCAAACTCCACGCCCACAGCGCCCGAGCCAATCACCACCAGCGACTTCGGCATCTCGGCAATCTTCAAAATCTCGAAGTTCGTCAGGATCGTGTCATCAGCCTTATAGCCGGGCAGCATCCGCGCGTCGGAGCCGGTCGCCAACACCACCTTCTTCGCCTTAATCGTCTCGGCTTTGCCGTCGGCGAGCTTCACGTCCACTGTATGCACGCCATCCTTCGCCGGTCCGGTGAGGCGGCCAAATCCCTTGAAGGTCGTAATCTTGTTCTTCTTCATCAGGAAGTCGAGGCCCTTGGTGTGGCGCGAGATCACATCATCCTTGCGCGCGAGCAGTCCCTTCCAGTTCAGCTTTGGCTCGACGCCATCGATGCCGAACTTCGAGGCATGCTGCATGTGGTCCCACAGCTCGGCCGAGAACAGCATCGCCTTGGTCGGGATGCAGCCCCACAGCAGGCACGTACCGCCCAGCCGGTCGTTCGCGTCCACCAGCGCAACCTTCAGTCCATATTGCGCCGAGCGAATCGCGCACGTGTATCCAGCCGGCCCGCCGCCAACCACCACTACATCAAAGATCGTGTCTGCCAAGGTAAGTCTCCAATCTGTCTGCTCTACAAAAATTCTAGCCTACGCCGGCTGCCGAGCCACCGGCCGAGCCTGCCGCCGCCACAAGCTTTCGATGGCAGAATGCTGCATGTTTGAAATATCTTGCCGATTGACACTCCGCAACTCCTCCCTATATCGTTCGGCGCTACTCCCCGCAAGTCTCCTCAGCACTCGCTCCACGGGCCATTTGCGCCACACCGCTTCACCGGGCCATTCGGACACGCCTACTCCCCGAGGCGCACAACATACATCCAAGGAGATTCACCATGTGTAAGTTCATGCTGTGTGCTCTGCTTCTTGTTCCCGCCTCCATCCTGGCGCAATCGTCGCCCGATATGGTCACAGTCGTTAACGTCACAACCGCCAAGCCGGGCATGAGCCAGCAATGGGAAGCCGGCCGGAAAGAACACTCGACCTTCCACGCCTCGCAAAAGGACGCCTGGCCTGTCTACGTCTACCAGATTCTGACCGGGGACCTCACCGGCTCCTATGCCTCGGTAGAGCCGGAACATCACTGGAGCGACTTCGACGCTCACGAATCATTCGACAAACTCGACGAGCCCGAGATCGCGAAGAGCATCCTCCCTTACTCAGCCGGAAACACAAGGGCACTCTACATCTTTCGCGACGATCTCAGTCTCGACAAGCCGTCTTCAACTCCTACCAAGATGATCTCCGTCCACATCTACAACGTCCTGCCCGGACACGGGAAAGACTTCGCCGACGCCGTCAAGAAGATCAACGCGGCCATCCAGAAAACCAAATATCCAGCCAGACCCTCCCGCGTTTATGAGCTCGCCAATGGTGGCGAGGCACCCGCGTATGTGCACGTCATCGACGACGCATCCTGGGCCGCTATGCAGGCGCCCGATAAACCGCTGAGAGACGCACTCAAAGAAGCCTATGGCGACTCCGGCCCGCAAGTGCTCGATCAGCTCTACCATAGCTGCTCCAAAATCACCACCGAACTGTGGGTCTACCGCCCAGACCTGAGCTACGTTCCGCAGTAGAAGCAGATTCTCTCCCCGCGCTGGCAAACATCGATCTGCATCGGGGCATCGGTGCAGATCGGTGTTAAGCTTTTGCCTGTCTATGAAACTCACGTTCGGCACCGCCGCGCTGATTGCAACCCTGCTGCTCACGCTCTCCTCACGAACCAGCCCTGCACAACCCGCGCCGTCCAGGCCAGCCGCCGAAAAGATCATCATCGACACCGACATCGGCGACGACATCGACGACGCCTTCGCCGTCGCGCTCGCGCTCTCCAGCCCCGAGGTTAAGATCGTCGGCATCACCTCAGCCTGGGGTGACACCGACCTACGCAGCCGCCTACTCGACCGCATCCTCTGCGAGACCGGCCGCGCCGATATCCCCGTCTACACCGGCGTCCCGACCAAAACCATGACGAAGTTCACGCAGAAGCCGTGGGCCGAAGCAGGCCGCGAACACCCGCACACCGACGCCGTCACCTTCCTGCTCGACGAAATCCGCCACAACCCTGGCGAGATCACCCTCGTCGCCATTGCGCCGCTCACCAACATCGGCGCGGCCATCGACCGCGACCCAGCGACCTTCCGCAAGCTCAAGCGCGTCGTCATGATGGGCGGCTCCATCCATCGCGGCTACGATGACTTCGGCTACACCACAATCCACAATCCCGAACCCGAGTACAACATCTACTCCGACGTTCCCGCCGCGAAAAAACTCTTTAGCTCCGGCGTACCGATCTACATGATGCCGCTCGACTCCACGCAGCAGAAGTTCGACGAAGTGAAGCGCTCGCTGCTCGCCTCCATCAGCACACCGCTGACCGACTCGCTCCAGCTCCTCACCGCCGAGTGGCAACGCAGCACCGGCCAGACCACACCCACGCTCTACGACCCGGTCGCCATGGCCTACGCCATCGATCCCGCAACATGCCCCACCACACCGCTGCACATCGAAGTCGACGACAAGGGTTTCACGCGCGTCACACCCGGCGCGGCCAACGCAAACGCCTGCCTCAAACCCCACACCGACGCCTTCTTCAACCTGCTCATGCCGCGGCTGCTGAATCAAAAATTATCCGGTACACAAACCTGCACCGCGTCCGAAGCAAAGTAGTTTTTATTCCGGCGCACCCTGAGCCATCACCTGCAGCAGCGCCACCGCCATACTGTTCGCAGGCGTTGCAATCCCGTGTTTCTTCCCCATCCGCACAATCACTCCATTGCGCGCGTCAATCTCCAGTGGCCTGCCCGCGCTCCGGTCCGCAAGCAGCGAGTTGACTCCATCCGGAGCCGACCGCCGATACGCCGCCTGCACATCCTCAGGAACCGAATCGCCAAGCACAGCACCCTCTGCCCTGCCCACAGCCACGCACTCGCGCACCATCTCCAGCGCAACCTCGCCAATCGCCTCATCCCGCATCACGCCATTCGGCAGCAGCGTCAGCGCCGAGATTGCCCCAGCAGCGTTATGACACAGCTTGCGCCACGCCACCGTCGTCCACTCCGGCACAGTCATCGCATCCGCAGCAGTACCCGCAAACAGCGAAACAAACTCCGCGCCCAGCGCATCCTCCGGCACCTTCAGACTCATCGGCCCACGCTGCACAATGCGCTCCGGCGACACCCGCTCCGCCGGACAATCCACAACAACAGGCACAATCTTCTCCGCAGGAACAAACGGCGCAAACCGCTCACGATGCTCGACCCCATTCTGCAACACCGCAACCGGCGCGCCCTTTGCGCACAGCCGCTCCAGCCACTTCGCCGCACCGGCAACGTCATACGCCTTGGTCGCCACCATCACCCAATCGACAGGCCGCGCATCTTCCGGTCGAGTCAGCACTGTAGCATCGACCTTCACCGCGCCATCCGGCGTCTCAACCACAAGCTCCGCCAACGGACGCCGCACACACAACACCAGCTCATGCCGCCCCGCCAACTGCAACAGCGAAGCCACCACCCCACCAATCGCGCCCACACCGACAATCGCAATCTTTGCCATCGCTACGCCAGCACCTTCGCCGCATCCTTGGCAAAGTACGTCACGATAAAGTCCGCGCCCGCACGCCGAATCGAGATCAGCGACTCCATCATCGCGCGCTCCGGCTCCAACCATCCGCGCTGAAACGCCGCGTGCAGCATGGAGAACT
This is a stretch of genomic DNA from Edaphobacter acidisoli. It encodes these proteins:
- a CDS encoding 2-dehydropantoate 2-reductase, with translation MAKIAIVGVGAIGGVVASLLQLAGRHELVLCVRRPLAELVVETPDGAVKVDATVLTRPEDARPVDWVMVATKAYDVAGAAKWLERLCAKGAPVAVLQNGVEHRERFAPFVPAEKIVPVVVDCPAERVSPERIVQRGPMSLKVPEDALGAEFVSLFAGTAADAMTVPEWTTVAWRKLCHNAAGAISALTLLPNGVMRDEAIGEVALEMVRECVAVGRAEGAVLGDSVPEDVQAAYRRSAPDGVNSLLADRSAGRPLEIDARNGVIVRMGKKHGIATPANSMAVALLQVMAQGAPE
- the purE gene encoding 5-(carboxyamino)imidazole ribonucleotide mutase, which gives rise to MSAGSADKADKSVLVGVVMGSRNDYTVMRSAVEVLREFGVPHEVRVVSAHRTPDLLFEYAEAAVPRGLRVIIAGAGGAAHLPGMLAAKTVVPVLGVPVAATVLQGQDSLLSIVQMPKGVPVGTLAIGAAGAMNAGLLAVAMLATTDSALQKKLIAWRSVRRDEVLAQTVGEDEAGA
- a CDS encoding SPFH domain-containing protein: MDALNTFLLIVLFIVLVIALVTIAKTLYTVRTYTAGVVERWGKFNRIVRPGLHVLIPYAERVFFVDLQVKQAQFQVETKTHDNVFVQIPVSVQYQVLDDKIYDAFYKLSTPQKQIESFVFNSILGHVPKLSLDETFEQQSGISVAVKNELDSIMSGFGYNILTALVTDIIPDVKVKDAMNDINAAQRAQVAAQARGEADKILKVKQAEAKALQGKGVAAERQAIIDGLRSSIENFRESVPGATPDDVMALVLLTQYFDTLRDVGTRSGSSTIFLPNNPGAANDYMTQIIAGLKATVGASANGLAALHAGIASSQSGS
- the purK gene encoding 5-(carboxyamino)imidazole ribonucleotide synthase, which gives rise to MSTASNKQPAKPILPGATIGIFGGGQLGRMTAMAAREMGYRVQVLDPDPACPARFVVDSCIEAAWDDAREAANLARGCDVVTLEIEQIAPASMAAAANFAPVRPSGAMLSIIQDRVVQKDWLREHGFPVGDYRAVRSLDELRTAISELGGKCFCKSATGGYDGRGQGKVGFTPGASIEDEARGAWQALGEGPGVVEKAVDLAREISVLVARAPNGETKAYPPAWNHHENQILAWSAIPAPLTDAMAREARGFAEALAEAFQLEGILAVEMFVTTDGKLLINELAPRPHNSYHASVRACVTSQFEQLVRAVCDLPLGDVDVVQPAAIANLLGDRWLNPDGSPREPKFAEALAVPGIRLHLYEKHKPRKGRKMGHLSAVGATVDEAVKLVQQAEGLL
- the lpdA gene encoding dihydrolipoyl dehydrogenase translates to MADTIFDVVVVGGGPAGYTCAIRSAQYGLKVALVDANDRLGGTCLLWGCIPTKAMLFSAELWDHMQHASKFGIDGVEPKLNWKGLLARKDDVISRHTKGLDFLMKKNKITTFKGFGRLTGPAKDGVHTVDVKLADGKAETIKAKKVVLATGSDARMLPGYKADDTILTNFEILKIAEMPKSLVVIGSGAVGVEFASIFKTFGADVTVLEMLPRVVPAEDEDISKELLRLFKKRGIDINLSIKDTKIEKNKDGVLVSWTDSNGKPQSKQAEKVLVAVGRAPRTADIGLDKTKITPDRGYIVVNEWMETAEPGVYAIGDIVAGLPQLAHVGSMAGLVVAARMAGKYARAVNKTRIPGCTYTEPQIGSVGLSEAKAKEAGYQVKVGKFPFVGNSKATILDAHDGFVKVVSDAKHGEILGVHIIGPYATEIIAEAVTALELEATVEEMMFTIHAHPTVAEALLDGFSSVEGLAVNV
- a CDS encoding DUF2461 domain-containing protein, which gives rise to MATYFSSNALKFLKGLKRNNDREWFQARKDIYERGLKTPMLALVNEINEAMLRFAPENVQPPQKAMMRIYRDIRFSKDKRPYKTNVAAWWARAGLEKTSGGGFYFHFSPDEVVIAAGVYMPEREQLLAIRRYLVDHHTEMRRLLAGKKLRSLMQEFDGRRLTRPPKGFAADDPALDLLMCQQWGITAHLPPETALQPTLLKDIIERFKVAAPVVALLNAPLAPKPKRPLF
- a CDS encoding nucleoside hydrolase, which translates into the protein MKLTFGTAALIATLLLTLSSRTSPAQPAPSRPAAEKIIIDTDIGDDIDDAFAVALALSSPEVKIVGITSAWGDTDLRSRLLDRILCETGRADIPVYTGVPTKTMTKFTQKPWAEAGREHPHTDAVTFLLDEIRHNPGEITLVAIAPLTNIGAAIDRDPATFRKLKRVVMMGGSIHRGYDDFGYTTIHNPEPEYNIYSDVPAAKKLFSSGVPIYMMPLDSTQQKFDEVKRSLLASISTPLTDSLQLLTAEWQRSTGQTTPTLYDPVAMAYAIDPATCPTTPLHIEVDDKGFTRVTPGAANANACLKPHTDAFFNLLMPRLLNQKLSGTQTCTASEAK
- the sucB gene encoding 2-oxoglutarate dehydrogenase, E2 component, dihydrolipoamide succinyltransferase, encoding MPTDVVMPQMGESITEGTITKWLKKPGDSVERDEPLFEISTDKVDAEIPSPVAGTLKEIKIAEGATVQVNTIVAVIDGAGASSAPAAAAPAQTEPAAAPAAASSAAPAAGPGTDVLMPQMGESITEGTITKWLKKVGDKVERDEPIFEISTDKVDAEIPSPVAGTLTEIKVAEGSTVTVNTVVAVIGGGAAKAAAAPAVAAPAAPAAAPAPVAAPASAADAKEAERVRSSPLVRKIAKEANVDLSAVAGTGSAGRITKADILGHLEGGAKPLAATSAPAAAPVAAKSAAPAAAPMPGEVVPMTKMRAIIAQRMVESKRTSPHVHTVFKVDMTRIVKLREKEKSKYEQRNGIKLTYMPFITRAAIAALRKHPIVNASVEGDAIRYNKNINIGIAVALEWGLIVPVIKQAEERNFLGVARAIVDVAERARGKKLAPDEIAGGTFTLTNSGIFGEQFGMPIINQPQAAILGIGGLNKDAVVLTDKEGNDTIAIRSIQHFTLGFDHRIVDGADAGKFMSDFKAYLENWNEDIG
- the lipB gene encoding lipoyl(octanoyl) transferase LipB, giving the protein MYIYLLHLGRVAYAEGLAIQQRVIAARKAGVIGDTLLLLEHPPVLTLGRNAHRSNVLASDEFLASRGIELHEINRGGDVTYHGPGQLVGYPIIDLRGDLPGKKGPHLGPVDYVRMLEDVLIRACGEFGVMTQRICKLTGVWTLAGGSVPEKKIAAIGVHVSAGVTSHGFALNVTTDLRDFEWIVPCGISDKPVTSLELEAAPGRQPTMEDAIHAVARNFGRVFERQMLWGESLDELLVARKT